The Setaria viridis chromosome 9, Setaria_viridis_v4.0, whole genome shotgun sequence sequence AGTTATTCCCTGAGTGTTCGGTGTTACCACAAACCTCATACGTCATGTGAGAATCCATAGCTTAGATGCTGTTAGACATGGCAGCTTTCTCTTTGGTGTAGTCATCCAATCTCTTCATGGAGGTCCATCTTATCGGTAAGCATGTCCGCTTCCTTGACAGTATGTATATCTCTCTGCCAGGGTTGGAGTCATTCATCGCTCCACCCTTGATTAGAAACCATCTTCTCGATCAAAGTTGTAGCAGCTTCAATAGTTAGCGAGAAGAAGGCTCCTCCAGCAACAACATCAACATGGCCTCGGGATGTCAGAGTCAACCCGTTGTAGAAATTCCGAAGAATGAGACACTCCATCCCGTGGTGAGAACAGGCCAGGATGTACTCCTGAAGTCTTTCCTATGCCTCGAGAATTGACTCAGGCGACTTGCTGGAAACTCAAAATCCTTCAATGAAGGGCGTTGGTTTTGCCCAATGGAGAGAACTTCGTGAGGGATGCTACGGAGCATTTATCCCATGTATTCACCTCCATGTGGCTCGCATAGAAGCATTGCTTCGCTCTCCCTAGGAGAGAGAACGGGAACAGTCGAAGACGAGCTAAACACCGAGAGAAAGTTGAGAGTTTGAGTGGGATCTTCACTTTTGTTTCACCTATAAAACCGCTTATAATCAACCAAACAGGGCCATTAGCGGTGCCAAAAATCTTAGATGGGCCCGAATTCTATTGTGCATTACTGTAGCATTACAGAGGGCCTAATATTTCAGCATCATATATTCAAAATGGGCTTGTTAGCCACACATGTGGGCTCGATGTAAAGGCCGATCGGCCCTAAGTTGCGTCCAGATCACTCTCGTGCTGGCAGATCTGTGTCAGTGCCTGGGCAGCCGATAAGACTTCCATGGCAGCAGCAAATAGCAACGACCGCCACGTGGCGGTCCCCTGGGTACACCTAATCGTCGTCTATATAAATATTCAATTACACCACTCGTGTCCCAGATTATTTCGTCTCGCTTTTCCCGTTCGCGGAACAGGCCACCGGTTCTCCCGTTCGATCCAAAGAAGAAAcagagtggaggaggaaggaaagcCTTCGCCCCTTCACCGGAGATGCTGCCGTCGGCGACTGGGTACACCGACGGCGACGTCTACTCGGCGCGCGAGATGTTCCATCCCTTCCACATCTGACTTCTTGCGGCGGTGGCTCGCAGGGAGTGGTTGGATTGGATCGAGCTGCAGCTGCTAGATCGGCAGCCTTGTTGAGGTGAGCGGGCGTGTGGGAGGCAAATCCGGAAAAAGGATGAGCTTTGGCTCCGCGAGAGTTGATGAGCATGGAGGCGACGTCGAGGAGGCGCGGTGCATGCCGGCGGAGGTGAGCTGGGAGATGCTCGACAAGTCGCGCTTTTTCGTACTCGGCGCCGCGCTCTTCTCCGGCGTCTCCGCGGCGCTCTACCCGGCCGTCGTCCTCAAGACGCACCTCcaggtcgcgccgccgccgcaggccgcggcctcggctgccgcggcggcgattcTCCGGCGCGATGGGCCCCGGGGGTTCTACCGCGGCTTCGGCGTGTCCCTCGCGGGCACGGTGCCCGCCCGCGCGCTCTACATGGCGGCGCTCGAGGCCACCAAGAGCGCCGTGGGCTCCGCTGCGCTTCGCCTCGGCTTCGCGGAACCGGCGGCCTCTGCTGCGGCCTCGGCCGCGGgcggcgtctccgccgccgtcgcggcgcagGTCGTCTGGACCCCAGTCGATGTCGTCAGCCAGCGCCTCATGGTTCAGACCgcacccgcgcccgccgccgcccactaccacggcggcgccgacgcgtTCCGGAAGATCTTGGTCGCCGACGGCGTGCGCGGTCTGTACCGAGGCTTCGGCGTCTCGGTGCTGACCTACGCGCCGTCCAGCGCCGCGTGGTGGGCGTCCTACGCCACGGCGCAGCGACTCCTCTGGCGCGCGGTTGGCCCCGCGCACCACGACAGCCGCGGCGCCACGGTGGCCGTGCAGggcgcgagcgccgccgcggcggggggcgcGGCCGCGCTGGTGACCATGCCGCTGGACACCGTGAAGACGCGGCTGCAGGTGATGGGCGCCGGCTCCCGGGCGCCGACgctcgcggccgcggcgcgcgaccTGGTGCGGGAGGGTGGGTGGGCCGCGTGCTACCGTGGGCTCGGGCCGAGGTGGGCGTCCATGTCGCTGTCGGCGGCCACCATGGTCACCGCCTACGAATTCTTGAAGCGGCTCTCGGCCAAGGAAGGCTCACTCTAAGCTCTCATTGACCATGTATGTATCCATAGACACAATCATGGAAGCTAACGGATGATCCTTGTACATGTCGAAATGCATTAATCCTGCTCTGATCCCTTGATGAGATTTTAGGATGCAAGGTTTCTGTCAGCTCCCTgtgtcgacggcgacgacgatgaaaaattttgtaaaagaaagaatcgTTTGCACTTCTTTGAAATCTTGTGATGCGTCTCGTTCCTCAATTGTGCGGATGTGCGGAGCTTGATCCTTTGGTTGTTGCAGTGAGGCTTCTCCACTTGCGACTGTGACTACTGAAGCTACCGGTGTGTATGAcaattttgtttgcaatttttttttcgcCGCAGAAAAGAGAGCAGTCCGGACATATTTTTGTGGAAAagttcttctgcttctttgcAAGAGAGACGTTGAATATTGCGGTTGCTATTCGCAAAGATTGAGTGACTGTGCGAGATGAGCATTTGATGGAGTTCTACTGAAAATTACTGAAAACTCCTgaatatctattttttctaagtaaGCAGTGCAACACTACTATGTAAAATTGCACAAGCATAATTCATAGGGGATCCAAACTGGACCAGAGTAGACGAGATGCCCATATAAAGTTATGGGATGCCACGACTTTGCGATGAACCTACCCACGGTTGCGTGCTAAACTGAAATAAGCAAGCCACCATACGAGGAAACACGTATGATAAGTCACATTTCAGATCAGGATTAGCACTAATAGTAGTATCTGATAGCACCATGTAAACACAAAAAGGTAGTACCGCTGGATAAGCAAGGAACCTTTTTCCTGCCTTGTGGGGCCATGCTGAGGTGCATAGATTTTAATTGGAAATATCCAGCCATTATGTTATCCCAGTCATTGTGGATTGGGTTTGGTCCTGGTGGTTGCCGGTAGGACCGGCAATGGCGAATTATTGGCGATCCAGCAGCGGTTGGCACGTACCTaacctcctcccctctcctaCAATGAAGCTGAAGCCTCTGGCTGCATTCCCTCGCGCAATGCCCGGAGGCTCGCTCCTTGGCGTGCCTCTGATATACAATGACAAGAAATGGGATTTGAAATTAGCCTCTCTCTGGCATCCTGATATTCTAGGCAATATCACTTATCAGCCGCGTGAGGGTGTCCTATTCCGTTTTCCTAGATTTTTCACGTTACA is a genomic window containing:
- the LOC117836148 gene encoding uncharacterized protein is translated as MSFGSARVDEHGGDVEEARCMPAEVSWEMLDKSRFFVLGAALFSGVSAALYPAVVLKTHLQVAPPPQAAASAAAAAILRRDGPRGFYRGFGVSLAGTVPARALYMAALEATKSAVGSAALRLGFAEPAASAAASAAGGVSAAVAAQVVWTPVDVVSQRLMVQTAPAPAAAHYHGGADAFRKILVADGVRGLYRGFGVSVLTYAPSSAAWWASYATAQRLLWRAVGPAHHDSRGATVAVQGASAAAAGGAAALVTMPLDTVKTRLQVMGAGSRAPTLAAAARDLVREGGWAACYRGLGPRWASMSLSAATMVTAYEFLKRLSAKEGSL